A region from the Gossypium hirsutum isolate 1008001.06 chromosome A08, Gossypium_hirsutum_v2.1, whole genome shotgun sequence genome encodes:
- the LOC107946918 gene encoding calcium uniporter protein 6, mitochondrial, whose product MWRRLWWREALKQGVSAAVGRRLPPPPPNPLLLGGVTLGTNLVFRGTKIRFSSSSCDANATSDSKKAGAGVDSVTFGEAKKLMRLVNVESLKTKLGMEGKEVIGYSELLKACESMGIARSLDEAIAFARVLDEAGVALLFRDKVYLHPDKVVDLIRRAVPLALTPEDDPIRDELKRLQEKKEEIDVLAHKQVRRILWSGLGLAMVQVGLFFRLTFWEFSWDVMEPIAFFTTATGIVMGYAYFLLTSRDPTYQDLMKRLFLSRQRKLFKKHKFDIDRLKELQNKCKTSLDASASIRNRVGLEVELDDALHKD is encoded by the exons ATGTGGAGGAGGTTGTGGTGGCGCGAGGCTTTGAAGCAGGGTGTGTCTGCGGCCGTTGGGAGGAGACTTCCGCCTCCTCCGCCGAACCCGCTGCTGTTGGGTGGAGTGACATTGGGAACCAATTTAGTATTCCGCGGTACAAAAATTaggttttcttcttcatcttgtGATGCCAATGCAACCTCTGATTCCAAAAAGGCAGGAGCAGGAGTGGACAGCGTAACATTCGGGGAGGCCAAGAAGCTGATGAGGCTTGTCAATGTGGAATCACTCAAGACCAAGCTAGGGATGGAAGGCAAAGAGGTGATCGGCTACTCGGAGTTGTTAAAGGCTTGCGAGAGCATGGGCATTGCGAGATCTCTGGACGAGGCCATCGCTTTTGCACGCGTTCTCGATGAGGCAGGCGTCGCACTTCTGTTCCGCGACAAGGTTTATCTTCATCCTGATAAG GTGGTGGATCTAATTAGAAGAGCAGTACCTCTTGCTTTGACTCCTGAAGATGACCCTATAAGAGATGAGCTAAAGAGGCTGCAGGAGAAGAAGGAAGAAATTGATGTGCTAGCACATAAGCAAGTTCGGCGCATCCTTTGGAGTGGTCTAGGATTAGCGATGGTACAAGTTGGACTGTTCTTCCGGCTAACGTTTTGGGAATTCTCATGGGATGTAATGGAACCGATTGCATTTTTCACCACGGCCACTGGCATAGTCATGGGCTATGCTTACTTCCTTTTGACTTCAAGAGATCCCACGTATCAAGATCTAATGAAGAGGCTTTTTCTGTCGAGGCAAAGGAAACTGTTCAAGAAGCATAAATTTGACATTGACAGGTTGAAGGAGTTACAAAACAAGTGCAAAACATCTCTGGATGCGTCTGCATCTATCCGGAATCGTGTAGGATTGGAAGTAGAACTAGATGATGCCTTACACAAGGATTAG
- the LOC107946919 gene encoding UDP-xylose transporter 3, whose product MSENRKFQLGTIGALSLSVVSSVSIVICNKALISTLGFTFATTLTSWHLLVTFCSLHVALWMKLFEHKPFDARAVMGFGILNGISIGLLNLSLGFNSVGFYQMTKLAIIPCTVLLETLFFRKKFSRNIQFSLAILLLGVGIATVTDMQLNILGSILSLLAVVTTCIAQIMTNTIQKKFKVSSTQLLYQSCPYQALTLFIIGPFLDGLLTNKNVFAFKYTPQVLFFIVLSCLISVSVNFSTFLVIGKTSPVTYQVLGHLKTCLVLAFGYVLLHDPFSWRNILGILIAVVGMVIYSYYCTVESQQQKASEVSPQLPQVKESESDPLISVDNGSGMLSDGVGPKAPVWNTNKDLHA is encoded by the exons ATGAGTGAGAACCGCAAGTTCCAGCTTGGGACAATAGGTGCTTTGAGTTTATCGGTGGTCTCCTCGGTGTCCATTGTTATATGCAACAAGGCTCTTATCAGTACTCTCGGCTTCACCTTTG CCACAACTTTGACAAGCTGGCATCTCCTAGTCACTTTTTGTTCTCTTCATGTAGCCTTATGGATGAAATTGTTTGAGCACAAACCTTTTGATGCCCGAGCTGTCATGGGATTTGGTATATTAAATGGGATATCCATTGGGCTTTTGAATCTTAGTTTGGGGTTCAATTCTGTTGGTTTCTACCAG ATGACAAAACTGGCAATTATCCCCTGCACTGTTCTTTTGGAGACCCTTTTCTTCAGAAAGAAATTCAG TAGGAATATCCAGTTTTCATTGGCCATTTTACTTTTGGGTGTTGGAATTGCAACTGTGACTGATATGCAGCTCAATATCCTGGGTTCTATCCTTTCTCTGCTGGCAGTTGTTACAACTTGCATAGCTCAAATT ATGACTAATACAATTCAGAAGAAGTTCAAAGTATCTTCAACCCAACTTCTCTACCAGTCTTGCCCTTACCAGGCATTAACTCTGTTCATCATTGGCCCATTCCTGGATGGGCTTTTGACTAACAAGAATGTTTTTGCTTTCAAGTATACCCCTCAAGTGCTG TTCTTCATTGTTCTTTCCTGCCTGATTTCGGTCTCTGTCAACTTTAGTACATTTCTGGTAATTGGAAAGACATCCCCTGTGACATATCAGGTCCTAGGACATCTAAAAACATGCCTTGTTTTGGCCTTTGGTTATGTTCTACTTCATGATCCGTTTAGCTGGCGCAACATTTTGGGCATCTTGATTGCTGTAGTTGGAATGgtcatttattcatattattgcACTGTTGAGAGCCAGCAGCAGAAGGCTAGTGAAGTATCACCACAGTTGCCACAG GTTAAGGAAAGTGAATCCGATCCTCTGATTAGCGTGGATAATGGAAGTGGGATGTTGAGTGATGGTGTAGGTCCTAAAGCCCCTGTATGGAATACGAACAAGGACCTGCATGCATAA